The window TGGGATTAGCTCACTTCAAGGATCTCGTCGCCAAGCCCGAGACTCGAGAAGATTGGCCGATTTAAGACAATTGGCTAATGCGCTGGAACTATATTTTGTTCAGTATGGGAATTATGAAGAGGCTTGTGGTTTATCGGAGGTAAAATTAGATGATTGCACAAATAATGAATATATTATATGGGAAAAATTTAAAGATCCGTTAACTAATGGAATTGGCGTGGCTTGTAGTAATGGTTTGTCTGTTGGACCGTGCGATTATTTTATTCAGGTTAGCCACGATGATTATATAATTAATTTTTGGATGGAAGGAGATTTGGGTTCAGTTAAGGCTGGTAAAAACGAATTTACCAAAGGAGGAACTAGAACTTTAGGATCAACTGAAGATTGGAGCTTCTAAAATTTTTATTTTTCAATTTTAAAAAGCCCAAGACGGGCTTTTTTTATTTAGTTTGAATTTTATTAATCGGTTATCCCAATTTCTCTTTTTCTTCTTGTACCAATTCTGCATCTATTTTTTCAAATAAAGGTACTGACTTATCAAAATTTTTGCCAGCTTCTAATTCGCTATATTGCCAAGTAACTTGGTCGGATTGGATATTTAGAAGATCATGTAATTTTTCAGACGTTTGTGGAATAAAGGGATAAAACAAAATACTTAGATTATAAATTAATTGAGCGCAAGTGGAAAGGCATTCGGCTTTTTTGTTTTCATCTGATTCTCGCCAAGGAGCTTGTTGATCTATATATTGATTGCCTTGTTGAGCTAAATCCATAATAGTTTTAATGGCTTTCATAATTTCACCTTGTTCTAAAAATTGACCAGCTTGTTCAAAAACTTTTTGACAATTTTTTAATAAATCTTTACTATTGTCAGACATTTTTTTAACTTCAGGTAGATGGTGATCAAAATATTTTCCAATTAAACTTAACGTCCGGTGAACAAAATTACCATAGTTATTAACTAACTCACTATTAAAACGCTGGGTAAAATTTTCCCAAGAAAAATCAGCATCATGGTTTTCTGGACCATTAATAGATAAATAATAGCGTAAAGCATCTGCCGGATATTTGGCTAAATAATCTGGTAACCAGACCGCCCAATTTCTTGAAGTGGAAAATTGTTTGCCTTCCAAACTTAAATATTCGGATGAAATAATTTGATTGGGTAAATTAAATTTTTGGGGCATTAAAATGGCAGGCCAGATAATAGTGTGAAAGGGAATATTATCTTTGCCGTGAATATAACAATGAAAACTATTTTTGTTTTGCCACCATTTTTTCCATAAA of the Patescibacteria group bacterium genome contains:
- a CDS encoding type II secretion system protein, yielding MFQKDKGFTLTLKNFGLSLRSKRGFTLVELLVVIAVLGILLVVGISSLQGSRRQARDSRRLADLRQLANALELYFVQYGNYEEACGLSEVKLDDCTNNEYIIWEKFKDPLTNGIGVACSNGLSVGPCDYFIQVSHDDYIINFWMEGDLGSVKAGKNEFTKGGTRTLGSTEDWSF